GTAATCTTTATGTAAGTCATGAGAACAGGACCTGTATTGCTGGTCATGCTTGAAAGTGAAAAAGGGTTGGTTTCCGGATATTGAAAACTCCTCGCACCCGTCCCATCATCTATAATCCGGGGCTTCGTCTTCTCAGGTGGGTCCATCTGTCTTCCGGAAGCAACGGATGGGTTCGTCCCTCATGTGATTCGATGATCatgagaggaagagaaagctCTGGAATTGGCAAAGGGAGGAGAATAGAGTTGGCTTCTCGTGCCCAGAACGGGCAGGGGGGTAATGGAGGTTGGTCCACTGTTGGTTCTCCGAGCAGTTGGCGCTACGGCGGATGGACAGGGATCCAAACCGGGTCACGATCAACGGCCAAGAACGCTCAACACAGGCGGTCTGGTAACATGACGCGCTGAAAGTCCGAAGGGGGTGGCCACTATGTGGTAAGGGTGCATTGTGACCGACGACCTCAAGAAAGTAACCAGCTGGGTCTTGGTGGGCAATGACTACTATGACTTGCCGGCTATGAAGGAGTAAACGACACGATGTAATGcttctcttttccccttccgGTCTATGATGGTGGAGTATCCTGTCGCATGTGTAACTTTCATCGGCGAGCTTGTGCGCCGGCTCACAAACTCcaagagaaaaagagagagagagagagaaaggggcAGGCATAGATGGGTGCTGGAACACGAGACGATGGTTGGCTGTAAGCGGTGTAACCGGAACAAATTTCATGGTCAAAGGGAACGTCAACCCTCCATCCCGATGGCGTTGGGTTGGGTTCATCTGGCGCGTGATTTTGTCCGCTGGTAGGGTGTTGGAGACTCAACACATCGCTTGCCGACGCTGAGATGATGGCACCTGTTTGGACGAGGTCCTGTTTAGTCATCGGGCGGGTAAGGTTATGGAAACAGATCCGATGGTCCCGAGCGTCCGCCGGCTGGTCCCGGCCGGGGAGCCCGGAGCGGGTCCGGAAGGGGCTTCAAGGCACCTCACGTGGTGTCAAACCTGCCATGTGTTCGCAGTCATTACGCCAACGcgcccccttttctttcaTTTTTCCTACTCGCTGTCGGCAGGTTGATCTTTGGGCATTAACATTGCCGCCTCCTACGGGTTCACGGAGCAAGGGTGCCCCTTctggccatcatcgcccgTGTCGTCACAATGTAGTATCTACAAGGAAGATCTCGTTGAGTCATGAGTGGAGAACAACGACCGGCACATCTGTGCATGTTTCTGGCCGGTTCCGTGTTGACGTTCGGTTGTCGGCATTGGCTGCTACGGGAAAGCAAGCTTCGTTTGATCTCCAGGAAGTATACGAATGGCATCTGCGCGCATGTGAGCGGCATTGCGGTCAGAAAGGAGCGAGGTTCTGGGACATTTCGGTCATGTTTGCTTTTACATGATGTGCATGGCTAGAGCCAAAGGTTGAGCAGCTTGCCTTCTGCTCAATGAGCTTGATTTGAGATGATGGTAAGTTGCTTTACAAAATGATAATAGAATGGAAAAACCATCTTCTTCCTTACCAGGTATCAAGACCATCTCTGACGCCTGCTCAGGTAGAGCTGCGAACGTGTACCGAGATACCTTCCGGTTTAAGCAGCGCTTTCGCTCTCATAACCTCAGCTCCTTCTGGCCCCATTCTCGAACCATCCCTTCTCCGCAGTACCCTGGTCTTCGCCTCATCCATCGCTTCGGTAGGGACCAAAATCAAAGCGCTCTCTCTACCTAAGGTACTCCCCAACAGCCCTTGGAGCAGACCTTTCGCGGTTTCTGGTAAAGACGGTTACATCCAGACCAAGCTTGCCTCGACTTGGCTGACTTCAGACAAGATCTCCTGACTTGAAGACTTTGGTGGCAGGATGTTCTTCCGGATTTCCGAGACGGACGCCACGGTCTGTAATCCACCCTGCTTTCCTCTCCGTCTTATCCGTCCTTGTCCATGGCCGTGCCTCTTGGGAGAGATGGACAAGGGTTGGTCTCCTCATCATCTAATGGCAAGGTTCCATACCGGCTAGTGGTAGTCCCCAGCGTGCTTGAACTCGGAGGTGGCATCGAACCTGCAGCAAAGGAATACGTGCCAGCCCATTCTGGAATCAACACTCGAATCCTGTCATGTATTAGGCCGAGGACAATCGTCTTCCAAAGAGTATAAGACCCTCCCACTCCTCCCACTCCGGCAtgtctcttcttcatcacAGCACCGCGAGCATCAAACCCCAGTGTAGTTGCCGGCACGCGTCCGCACCTTCGAAGATATCGACACAGCTCTCCTTCCACTTGATAAACGATTCTTTCGAGACCCACAGCATTACCAACGCTCGACTTGAACAGTCACCACCATGGGTCTGATTCTCCGGCGCGCTAACGAGGCTCTTAACATCAATCCTCTTCCTCGTGTTGAGGAGGAACTCAGTGTCAATGGTTCTAACTGGCTGTGGGCCTGTGTTGCGATCTACTCGTTCTTCTTCGTATGTCGCTCTCTTCGTCCCCCTTGGCTTCCTCGAATGGCCCTACTAAGTCATAGCAgctcggcgtcttcgccctcTCACACAAGCCCAGAGGCAATGAAAAGATATTCCACTACCTCTTGAATATCGCTCTTCTCGTCGGGGCCATCACTTACTTCGCTAATGCTTCCAATCTCGGCTGGTCTGTTATTCCCCAGGACAGAGATACCTCGCGACAAATCTTCTTCAACAAGTACATCAACTGGGTCGTGGCCTTTCCTATTGTAAacatcctcctcggcctcgtcgccaactCGTCATGGGCCACAATTGCCTGGCACGTCTTCCTTTCCTGGGTTTGGGTCATTAGCTACCTGGTCTCCGCCTTCACCCCCACCGTCTACAAGTGGGggttcttcgtcttcggcacCGTTGCCTATCTTGTCATGGCCGCTTCGATATTCGGCGAAGGGAGGATTGGGGCCAAGCGCGTCGGGACCCAAGGAGACTACTGGATCCTTGCCGGCTACTTCAACCTGCTGTGGCTTCTCTACCCCATTGCGTTTGGCGTTTCTGAGGGTGGCAACACCATCGGCGTCACACCTCACTTCATATTCTTCGGTATC
This genomic interval from Colletotrichum higginsianum IMI 349063 chromosome 9, whole genome shotgun sequence contains the following:
- a CDS encoding Heat shock protein 30 produces the protein MGLILRRANEALNINPLPRVEEELSVNGSNWLWACVAIYSFFFLGVFALSHKPRGNEKIFHYLLNIALLVGAITYFANASNLGWSVIPQDRDTSRQIFFNKYINWVVAFPIVNILLGLVANSSWATIAWHVFLSWVWVISYLVSAFTPTVYKWGFFVFGTVAYLVMAASIFGEGRIGAKRVGTQGDYWILAGYFNLLWLLYPIAFGVSEGGNTIGVTPHFIFFGILDVLMIPFGSIIFMMLSRKWDYNVLNLYFTQYGRVPQGGPFPEKSAAAPAPTANPSGNQQV